A region of Shewanella psychromarinicola DNA encodes the following proteins:
- the prlC gene encoding oligopeptidase A, producing MSNPLLSSAELPEFSKIKPEHIQPAVEQGIAKCRETIEVLLAKNSQYTWDNLIEPLEEVDDELSKVWSPVSHMNSVISSDELRDAHDACLPLLSDYGTYVGQHQGLYEAYKSIHESADFAQLTQAQKMLIEQSLLDFELSGIGLDDSQKARYGEIVKRLSELTSNFSNQLLDATEAWTKLITDEADLAGLPESAIAAAKAMADAKEQKGWLFTLDFPSYLPVMTYSENRELREECYRAFVTRASDQGPNAGEFDNTNNMNEIVALRHELANLLGFASYADKSLATKMAENPAQVLGFLNELGERSKDQAATELAELRAFAKEHYQVTEMASWDLSFYAEKLQQYKYEVSQEILRPYFPEDKVLSGLFYTVNRLFGLSISEQKGVDTWHKDVRFFDIFDDQKTHRGSFYLDLYARSGKRGGAWMDDCRGRRVTSTGLQKPVAYLTCNFNGPVDGKPALFTHDEVTTLFHEFGHGIHHMLTKVDVGGVSGINGVPWDAVELPSQFMENWCWQEEALAEISGHYETGEPLPKVLLDKMLAAKNFHSGMMMVRQLELSLFDFRMHHEFDPAKGVDIQGILDEVRSQIAVLTPPSFNRFQHGFAHIFAGGYAAGYYSYKWAEVLSADAFSRFEVEGIFNSETGKSFLNNILEMGGSEEPMELFKRFMGREPNTDALLRHSGIAV from the coding sequence ATGAGCAATCCATTGCTAAGTAGCGCAGAATTACCAGAATTTTCAAAAATCAAACCTGAACACATTCAGCCTGCGGTTGAGCAAGGCATTGCCAAATGTCGTGAGACCATTGAAGTACTATTAGCAAAAAATAGCCAATACACTTGGGATAATCTGATTGAGCCTCTTGAAGAAGTCGATGATGAATTAAGTAAAGTTTGGTCGCCGGTGTCACACATGAACTCGGTGATCAGTAGTGATGAATTACGCGATGCTCACGATGCTTGTTTACCGCTTTTGTCTGATTATGGCACTTATGTGGGTCAGCATCAGGGCTTGTACGAGGCGTATAAATCGATCCATGAATCGGCAGATTTTGCCCAGTTAACTCAAGCGCAAAAAATGCTGATCGAACAAAGCTTACTTGACTTTGAATTATCAGGTATTGGCTTAGATGACAGCCAAAAAGCACGCTATGGCGAAATTGTTAAACGCTTATCGGAACTCACAAGCAACTTTTCTAACCAACTGCTAGACGCAACAGAAGCGTGGACTAAGCTTATCACCGACGAAGCGGACTTAGCGGGTTTACCTGAGTCAGCCATCGCCGCCGCCAAAGCAATGGCCGACGCCAAAGAGCAGAAGGGCTGGTTATTTACCCTCGATTTTCCGTCTTACTTGCCTGTAATGACCTACAGCGAAAACCGTGAGTTACGCGAAGAGTGTTATCGTGCATTTGTCACTCGCGCGTCTGATCAAGGCCCAAATGCCGGTGAGTTTGATAACACCAATAACATGAATGAAATTGTGGCACTGCGTCACGAGTTAGCTAATTTACTCGGTTTTGCCAGCTACGCAGATAAATCGTTAGCCACCAAAATGGCAGAAAACCCAGCGCAAGTATTAGGCTTTTTAAACGAGTTAGGTGAGCGTTCTAAAGACCAAGCGGCAACTGAATTAGCCGAACTGCGTGCCTTTGCTAAAGAGCATTACCAGGTGACCGAAATGGCGTCATGGGACTTAAGCTTTTACGCTGAAAAACTGCAGCAGTACAAATATGAAGTGTCGCAAGAGATATTGCGTCCGTACTTTCCTGAAGACAAAGTCTTGTCAGGCTTATTTTACACGGTAAACCGCTTATTTGGCTTATCCATCAGTGAACAAAAAGGCGTAGATACTTGGCATAAAGATGTGCGTTTCTTTGATATTTTTGACGATCAAAAAACACATCGTGGTAGCTTTTATTTAGATTTATATGCTCGCAGCGGTAAGCGTGGCGGTGCATGGATGGACGATTGTCGTGGTCGCCGTGTGACGAGCACTGGTCTGCAAAAGCCAGTGGCGTATTTAACCTGTAACTTTAACGGCCCTGTTGATGGCAAACCAGCACTCTTTACCCATGACGAAGTCACCACCTTGTTCCATGAGTTTGGCCATGGCATTCACCACATGCTAACCAAAGTCGATGTGGGCGGCGTGTCGGGTATTAATGGTGTGCCTTGGGATGCAGTAGAGCTACCAAGTCAATTTATGGAAAACTGGTGCTGGCAAGAAGAAGCGTTAGCGGAAATATCTGGCCACTATGAAACAGGCGAGCCATTACCTAAAGTGCTACTTGATAAAATGTTAGCCGCCAAAAACTTCCATTCAGGCATGATGATGGTGCGTCAGCTTGAGCTTTCATTGTTCGATTTTAGAATGCACCATGAATTTGACCCAGCTAAAGGCGTCGACATTCAAGGTATTTTAGATGAAGTACGTAGCCAAATTGCGGTATTAACCCCGCCAAGCTTTAATCGTTTTCAACATGGTTTTGCGCATATTTTTGCCGGTGGTTATGCCGCAGGTTATTACAGCTATAAATGGGCAGAAGTGTTATCGGCCGATGCGTTCTCGCGTTTTGAAGTCGAGGGTATTTTCAACTCCGAAACGGGTAAGAGCTTCTTAAACAATATTCTTGAAATGGGCGGCAGCGAAGAGCCTATGGAGTTGTTTAAACGCTTTATGGGCCGTGAACCCAATACCGATGCGTTATTGCGCCACAGCGGTATTGCGGTGTAA
- the gorA gene encoding glutathione-disulfide reductase gives MAQHFDYIALGAGSGGIASANRAGMRGAKVLIIEAKQVGGTCVNVGCVPKKVMWYGAHVAEALNLYAKDYGFDVTINKFDWSTLVDNREAYISRIHDAYGRGFASNKVTFLNGYGRFINNNTIEVDGEHYTADHIVVATGGAPTIPDIPGAEYGIDSDGFFALREQPKRVAVIGAGYIAVEVAGVLHALGSETHLLVRKHAPLRNFDPILTDALVEAMATDGPTLHTHSVPKSVTKNTDDSLTLALENGQSLTVDCLIWAIGRSPSTGHIGLENTDVQLDAKGYVITDEQQNTTAKGIYCVGDIMAGGVELTPVAIKAGRLLSERLFGNMPDAKMDYSLIPTVVFSHPPIGTMGLTEPEAAEKYGQDKIKVYASTFTSMYSAVTAHRQACKMKLVCAGDNEVVVGIHGIGFGMDEILQGFGVAMKMGATKADFDAVVAIHPTGAEEFVTLK, from the coding sequence ATGGCTCAACATTTTGACTATATCGCGCTTGGCGCAGGCAGTGGCGGCATCGCCTCAGCAAACCGTGCCGGAATGCGTGGCGCAAAAGTACTCATTATTGAAGCAAAACAAGTTGGCGGCACCTGCGTGAATGTGGGTTGTGTTCCCAAAAAAGTCATGTGGTATGGCGCTCATGTCGCAGAAGCGCTGAACCTATACGCCAAAGACTATGGCTTTGATGTCACTATCAATAAATTCGACTGGAGCACTTTAGTTGATAATCGTGAAGCGTACATTAGCCGTATTCATGACGCTTATGGCCGTGGATTTGCGAGCAATAAAGTGACCTTCTTAAATGGCTATGGCCGCTTTATCAATAACAACACCATTGAAGTCGATGGCGAGCACTACACCGCCGACCATATTGTGGTTGCCACTGGCGGAGCACCCACCATTCCTGATATTCCGGGCGCCGAATACGGTATAGACTCCGACGGTTTCTTCGCCTTACGCGAGCAACCTAAACGCGTTGCCGTTATTGGCGCAGGTTATATTGCCGTTGAAGTTGCTGGTGTATTGCATGCGCTAGGCAGCGAAACGCATTTATTAGTGCGTAAGCATGCCCCATTGCGTAATTTCGATCCGATATTAACTGACGCATTAGTTGAAGCAATGGCAACTGATGGCCCAACGCTGCACACTCACAGCGTACCCAAATCGGTCACCAAAAATACCGATGATAGCCTGACCTTAGCGTTAGAAAATGGTCAAAGCTTAACGGTTGATTGCCTCATTTGGGCTATTGGCCGTTCACCGTCAACAGGCCATATCGGCTTAGAAAATACCGATGTACAGTTAGATGCAAAAGGCTACGTGATTACTGATGAGCAACAAAATACCACCGCCAAAGGTATTTATTGTGTTGGCGACATTATGGCGGGCGGCGTTGAATTAACTCCCGTTGCGATTAAAGCGGGTCGTTTATTGTCAGAGCGTTTATTTGGTAACATGCCAGACGCTAAAATGGATTACAGTTTAATTCCAACCGTGGTATTTAGTCATCCTCCAATCGGTACTATGGGCTTAACGGAACCAGAAGCTGCCGAAAAATATGGCCAAGACAAGATTAAGGTGTACGCCTCAACGTTCACCTCTATGTACTCTGCAGTAACCGCGCATCGCCAAGCCTGTAAAATGAAGCTAGTCTGTGCCGGTGATAATGAAGTGGTTGTGGGTATTCACGGTATCGGCTTTGGTATGGATGAAATACTCCAAGGTTTTGGCGTAGCAATGAAAATGGGCGCCACCAAAGCAGATTTTGATGCCGTGGTTGCGATACATCCAACGGGTGCTGAAGAGTTTGTTACACTGAAATGA
- a CDS encoding TetR/AcrR family transcriptional regulator → MSSWEERGNYLIEVSQRCLKGRKTFDLCRSHLVQASQISKGTIYNHFTSEADLIVAVASADYRHWVNQAEQDTLQYSDPYLRFIFHHCQRLYRILSEQSFVIARVIPNESILIQASDYYRERFDRVLNQYAQWNTQTLTEIGEVGGFNRGELLCDYLRGAMINSDDAQKHPNDAEMYYQYSYAMTQLMGHSHKRMPSIKVFLQWLADKQA, encoded by the coding sequence ATGAGTAGCTGGGAAGAACGCGGCAACTATCTGATCGAAGTGTCACAACGCTGTTTAAAAGGCCGTAAAACCTTTGATTTGTGTCGCTCGCATTTAGTCCAAGCTAGCCAGATCTCCAAAGGCACCATTTATAATCATTTTACCTCTGAGGCCGATTTGATTGTGGCCGTAGCCAGTGCAGATTATCGTCATTGGGTAAACCAAGCCGAACAAGACACGCTGCAATATAGTGACCCCTATTTACGGTTTATTTTTCATCATTGCCAACGTTTGTACCGCATTTTATCAGAGCAATCATTCGTAATTGCCAGAGTTATCCCTAATGAGTCAATATTAATACAAGCCAGCGACTATTACCGCGAGCGTTTCGATAGAGTGCTTAATCAGTATGCACAATGGAATACACAAACCCTGACAGAAATTGGTGAAGTGGGCGGATTCAATCGTGGCGAGTTGCTTTGTGACTATTTACGCGGCGCGATGATCAACAGTGACGATGCACAAAAACATCCCAATGATGCTGAAATGTATTATCAATATAGCTATGCCATGACTCAACTTATGGGCCATTCACATAAGCGCATGCCGTCAATTAAGGTGTTCTTGCAATGGCTCGCGGATAAGCAGGCATAA
- a CDS encoding LysR family transcriptional regulator → MLKIELLESFIAIAECGNLSKAADKICRTQSTLSLQVKKLEESVGQSLLIRDNKGVTLTESGETLLNYAYKMMLLNSQALDELKDCQNREVIRLGVPTDFIKCYLSSCLLEFIREFTNIELVIDTDVSGNLYKRLHQGEFDVIVATHWQLPINGELLFTRRFHWAAAANGNAHKSKTIPVGLYPENCPIRAQVFANHQLSMRPIKVLLSTPSPQALCMAVENDIVIAPVAEFRINDQMQILDPVVHGLPPLPVFNESLYLNPETQTDATLQLINLIKANVEHKGYQLD, encoded by the coding sequence ATGTTAAAAATAGAATTGCTTGAAAGTTTTATCGCTATTGCTGAATGTGGCAACTTGTCAAAAGCAGCAGATAAAATTTGCCGAACCCAATCAACACTGAGCTTACAAGTTAAGAAACTTGAAGAGAGTGTCGGCCAATCTTTGCTGATAAGGGACAACAAAGGTGTCACCTTGACTGAGTCAGGTGAAACCCTACTTAACTACGCCTATAAAATGATGCTACTTAACTCACAAGCACTTGATGAGTTAAAAGATTGTCAAAATCGCGAAGTGATCCGTCTTGGTGTACCCACAGATTTTATAAAGTGTTATTTAAGCAGTTGCTTATTAGAGTTTATTCGCGAGTTTACCAATATAGAATTAGTTATCGATACCGATGTGAGTGGCAATTTATATAAACGACTTCATCAAGGTGAGTTTGACGTGATCGTTGCCACTCACTGGCAACTGCCCATAAACGGCGAACTGCTATTTACACGTCGCTTTCATTGGGCTGCTGCAGCTAACGGTAACGCCCATAAAAGCAAAACAATTCCAGTTGGCTTATACCCAGAAAACTGCCCAATTCGAGCACAGGTATTTGCTAATCATCAATTGTCTATGCGTCCTATTAAGGTGTTATTGTCGACGCCATCACCACAAGCATTATGCATGGCAGTTGAGAATGACATAGTGATTGCGCCAGTAGCCGAATTTAGAATTAACGATCAAATGCAGATTTTAGATCCTGTTGTGCATGGCTTACCACCATTGCCGGTGTTTAACGAGTCGCTTTACCTCAATCCAGAGACCCAAACAGATGCGACGCTGCAACTCATTAATTTAATAAAAGCCAATGTTGAACACAAAGGCTATCAACTCGACTAG
- a CDS encoding cupin domain-containing protein: MKYNTLLVMMLLSSSAMASELPSFLDQNDINNAEFTCLGEESQYNEDDQKYVDILWNETLQYLESYAVALTNSENGPCLNSDEAMYDSTEGGKNMCIMDRRDMKLMVKNIYQVINNPNKAKKCFGAREDVNWIYSPGGELEQNSPVAKWLKRESFNSFFDNKVTNKDVRKMGKEFTKNFAKMVMGDEVKMPSAFPTDISANALPNLWAAAGWFPMYAQESKRNDKNFNNIRGGYAYAEIFGHWGLLRIDEINKQKVGAEVGMTVQSVDTLYPYHNHAISEIYYNMRVPACANEFTTFAVREDSKLVTTVREDSNVRTVQFDAGQFNAQSQWLSSSAEHDPLMYFHQNTIHAFEVDGSCEAKPEERAIVSVWARSNANDKRNDYGTTLLCESAKNPGTPAHSDEVIQCDLTKLKW, translated from the coding sequence ATGAAATATAATACGTTGTTAGTGATGATGCTGTTGTCTAGTTCTGCTATGGCAAGTGAGTTACCTAGTTTTTTAGACCAAAACGATATCAATAATGCTGAGTTTACCTGTTTAGGTGAAGAGTCACAGTATAATGAAGATGATCAAAAGTATGTCGATATATTATGGAATGAAACACTGCAATATTTAGAGTCTTATGCGGTAGCATTAACCAATAGTGAAAATGGTCCATGCTTAAACTCCGATGAAGCGATGTATGATTCTACCGAAGGCGGTAAGAACATGTGCATCATGGATCGAAGAGACATGAAGTTAATGGTTAAAAATATTTATCAAGTTATCAATAATCCAAATAAAGCGAAAAAGTGTTTTGGCGCCCGCGAAGATGTCAATTGGATATACAGTCCTGGTGGCGAATTAGAGCAAAACTCTCCGGTTGCGAAATGGCTTAAACGCGAATCATTTAACAGCTTTTTTGATAACAAAGTGACCAACAAAGATGTCCGTAAAATGGGTAAAGAGTTTACCAAAAACTTTGCCAAAATGGTGATGGGCGACGAAGTCAAAATGCCTTCAGCTTTTCCTACCGATATCAGTGCCAATGCATTGCCTAACTTATGGGCTGCCGCCGGTTGGTTCCCTATGTATGCACAAGAAAGCAAACGCAATGATAAAAATTTCAATAATATCCGTGGTGGCTATGCCTATGCCGAAATCTTTGGTCATTGGGGATTGTTACGCATAGATGAGATCAATAAACAAAAAGTGGGTGCCGAAGTTGGTATGACAGTTCAGTCGGTCGATACCCTATATCCATACCATAACCATGCAATATCTGAAATTTATTACAACATGCGAGTTCCTGCTTGTGCGAATGAATTTACGACCTTTGCAGTGCGTGAAGACTCTAAGCTTGTCACCACAGTGCGTGAAGACAGTAACGTTAGAACCGTACAATTTGATGCGGGTCAATTTAATGCCCAAAGTCAGTGGTTATCCAGTAGTGCAGAACACGATCCTCTTATGTACTTTCATCAAAATACTATCCATGCCTTTGAAGTTGATGGCAGCTGTGAAGCTAAACCAGAAGAGCGTGCCATTGTGTCTGTTTGGGCAAGAAGTAATGCTAATGACAAACGTAATGACTATGGCACAACACTGCTTTGTGAGTCAGCTAAAAATCCAGGCACACCAGCTCATAGTGATGAAGTTATTCAGTGTGACTTAACCAAATTAAAATGGTAA
- a CDS encoding cytochrome c3 family protein yields the protein MKNFNIILGLVLLGLTSLSVQSAEIRDYHKDVIGNDCKTCHDNGIKQFPSDESCLQCHDVDDLAKQTARSEEDKWQNPHNNLHYGKEVPCQECHGEHTPKEPLCSNCHTFKFDKHKG from the coding sequence ATGAAAAACTTTAATATTATACTTGGGCTGGTACTACTTGGGCTAACCAGTTTATCAGTACAGTCAGCAGAGATCCGTGACTACCACAAAGACGTAATCGGTAATGACTGTAAAACTTGTCATGACAATGGCATAAAGCAGTTCCCATCTGATGAATCCTGTTTGCAGTGTCATGATGTTGATGACTTAGCAAAGCAGACGGCTAGAAGTGAAGAAGACAAGTGGCAAAACCCACATAACAATCTTCACTATGGTAAAGAAGTACCTTGCCAAGAGTGCCATGGTGAACATACACCTAAAGAACCATTATGCAGCAACTGTCATACTTTCAAGTTTGACAAGCATAAAGGATAA
- a CDS encoding flavocytochrome c, with translation MSNIDLLGRRKFIAGLGIAAGAAMVAPAMAVSEKADGVKWDKEVEIVIIGSGFAGLAAAIEATRKGAKDIHMFEKMSYFGGNSAINGGLFAAPGTPMQKTEGVKDSVDRMVNDQLASGRGVADEGLLRHVASHAVEALQMTLDAGSEFHPYLQQLGGHSVARTYQTTVSCGAGITQPLFKECKRIGVNTHNRSKFEGFLVGAKGEVVGVKMRTNYHFGEDQPGKVLNIRAKRGVIMATGGFAQNVDLRMAQDPTLTADVGCTNAPGATGEGMYEMFRLGAIPTHLAYIQSGPWASPDEGGFGYVSNYSIFNLPHSMAVSRTTGKRFMNEIADRKTRADAELENRDEKGNPVPPLLITSFKDSKAHPNTEKVIKYNVGWKFDSVEELATHFGVPLAGLKAQIAEYNGYVKTGEDKQFGKNMTKAAGKYIEAPFTVVRLWPKVHYCQGGVKVNTKAEVADSFTGKSIPGLYAAGEVCGGIHGVSRLGSCSIPECMVMGMTAARSLMKV, from the coding sequence ATGAGCAATATAGATCTATTAGGGCGCCGTAAGTTTATTGCAGGTCTAGGTATTGCTGCTGGTGCAGCGATGGTAGCACCAGCAATGGCAGTGTCTGAGAAAGCTGATGGTGTAAAATGGGACAAAGAAGTTGAGATTGTCATTATTGGTTCTGGATTTGCGGGCTTAGCTGCCGCAATCGAAGCCACTAGAAAAGGTGCAAAAGACATTCATATGTTTGAGAAGATGTCATATTTTGGCGGAAACTCAGCTATTAATGGTGGGCTTTTTGCCGCGCCTGGAACACCGATGCAAAAGACAGAAGGTGTTAAAGATTCGGTGGATAGAATGGTCAATGACCAACTAGCCTCGGGTCGTGGTGTTGCTGATGAGGGTTTATTACGTCATGTTGCATCTCATGCGGTTGAAGCGTTGCAAATGACGTTAGACGCAGGTTCTGAATTCCACCCGTACTTACAACAATTAGGCGGTCATTCGGTTGCACGTACTTACCAAACTACGGTGAGTTGTGGAGCAGGTATCACCCAGCCATTGTTTAAAGAATGTAAACGCATTGGGGTTAATACCCACAACCGTTCAAAATTTGAAGGGTTCCTCGTCGGTGCTAAAGGCGAAGTTGTTGGTGTTAAGATGCGTACCAATTACCACTTTGGTGAAGACCAACCAGGTAAAGTTCTCAATATTCGCGCCAAACGTGGTGTGATTATGGCCACTGGTGGCTTTGCGCAAAACGTAGATTTACGTATGGCGCAAGATCCAACCTTAACGGCAGACGTTGGTTGTACTAATGCACCAGGTGCAACAGGCGAGGGCATGTATGAAATGTTCCGTTTGGGTGCTATCCCTACGCATTTGGCTTATATCCAATCAGGCCCTTGGGCTTCACCTGATGAAGGTGGCTTTGGTTATGTGTCTAACTATTCTATCTTCAACTTGCCTCATTCAATGGCGGTTAGCCGTACAACCGGTAAGCGTTTCATGAATGAAATTGCGGATCGTAAAACACGTGCCGATGCTGAATTAGAAAATCGTGATGAAAAAGGCAATCCTGTACCACCGCTTTTGATCACCAGTTTTAAAGATTCTAAAGCACATCCAAATACCGAAAAAGTTATTAAATACAATGTCGGTTGGAAGTTTGATTCAGTTGAAGAGTTAGCAACACACTTTGGTGTGCCTTTAGCTGGCTTAAAAGCACAAATTGCTGAATACAACGGCTATGTTAAAACTGGCGAAGATAAGCAGTTTGGTAAAAACATGACTAAGGCGGCTGGCAAATATATTGAAGCACCCTTTACTGTCGTGCGTTTATGGCCAAAAGTACATTACTGTCAAGGTGGTGTAAAAGTAAATACTAAAGCCGAAGTGGCAGATAGCTTTACTGGTAAGTCTATTCCGGGTCTTTATGCCGCGGGTGAAGTTTGCGGTGGTATTCATGGCGTTAGCCGTTTAGGTAGTTGTTCTATCCCAGAATGTATGGTGATGGGCATGACGGCCGCTAGAAGTCTTATGAAAGTTTAA
- a CDS encoding DUF3612 domain-containing protein has product MRNDKSLMRKTHFLGTKIRNLRKRNNLTMEDLSARCVRVDSSNSPSVSYLSMIERGKRVPSADMLAVIAVVFQKDVGWFLDDVPEDEAITPEKGSKGGVSGMPLEPSFLFSNDILQIAIPEMLSQTGTSGRQFAHLLIRAHQEHHQNHFPDLERAAEEVGLKRMPLATEDIIDIAKGMGLKIKWIDRVPKEVINEMGISSKQLVTSFFEPPGTIYISNILKNRPSRLKYDLAVHIGHCVLHNKDGLKSVMMSGRRDDFDDALIPQSNTLNAQDILHAWRDFESSFFAGALLCPKVPYRQLLDRHGYEISVHKQLQVSASVAMRRMTVVSPYPHWHYFDAYAPGKLKAVYRGNGIPLPWGNMRLVEDPCQHWAVFRMINEPVEGTSAQISILNVGNEPRIYCCESIKVDDSAGNPHVLCAGIDLNPAIEAQGKDAQSIAYDLKQACAAGGGSIIIPKHIQKDLNSVAKILNINWIERGIKKDAQLICSRGAVCPRQPSCYAAGRNLCEGNQG; this is encoded by the coding sequence ATGAGAAATGATAAAAGCTTAATGCGAAAGACCCATTTTTTGGGCACCAAGATAAGAAACTTGCGTAAGCGCAACAACTTAACCATGGAAGACTTGTCTGCTCGTTGTGTGCGTGTTGACTCAAGTAATTCGCCATCAGTGTCATATTTGTCAATGATCGAGCGCGGGAAGCGGGTACCAAGCGCGGATATGCTGGCGGTAATAGCGGTTGTTTTCCAGAAAGATGTGGGCTGGTTTCTTGATGACGTACCAGAAGATGAAGCGATTACCCCCGAAAAGGGTAGTAAAGGCGGAGTCAGTGGTATGCCACTTGAGCCAAGCTTTTTGTTTTCTAATGACATCTTACAAATTGCTATCCCTGAAATGTTGTCGCAAACCGGCACCAGTGGCCGTCAATTTGCCCATTTGCTTATTCGCGCCCACCAAGAACATCATCAAAATCATTTCCCTGATTTAGAGCGCGCCGCCGAAGAAGTCGGCTTAAAGCGTATGCCGCTGGCCACCGAAGATATTATTGATATTGCTAAAGGCATGGGCTTAAAAATTAAATGGATTGACCGTGTTCCTAAAGAAGTCATCAACGAAATGGGCATAAGTTCTAAGCAGTTGGTGACGTCATTTTTTGAACCGCCCGGTACCATTTATATCAGTAATATTCTGAAAAATAGACCCAGTAGGTTGAAGTATGATTTGGCGGTGCACATAGGTCATTGTGTGTTACACAATAAAGATGGCTTAAAGAGTGTGATGATGTCGGGTCGCCGTGATGACTTTGATGATGCGCTTATACCACAATCTAATACTCTGAATGCACAAGATATTTTGCATGCGTGGCGCGATTTTGAATCAAGCTTTTTTGCCGGCGCCTTATTGTGTCCTAAAGTGCCATATCGGCAGTTACTCGACCGTCATGGCTATGAGATTAGCGTACATAAACAATTGCAGGTATCCGCTTCTGTCGCCATGCGTCGTATGACGGTGGTGTCACCTTATCCACATTGGCATTATTTTGATGCCTATGCGCCGGGTAAGTTAAAAGCGGTTTACCGCGGTAATGGTATCCCTCTGCCTTGGGGTAACATGCGCTTGGTTGAAGACCCTTGCCAGCATTGGGCTGTGTTTAGAATGATCAACGAACCGGTAGAAGGCACCTCTGCGCAAATATCGATTTTAAATGTCGGCAATGAACCGCGGATTTATTGCTGTGAATCGATTAAGGTCGACGACTCTGCGGGTAATCCGCATGTTCTATGTGCTGGAATAGATTTAAACCCAGCCATTGAGGCGCAAGGAAAAGATGCGCAGTCGATTGCTTACGATCTTAAACAAGCTTGTGCCGCGGGCGGTGGTTCAATCATTATCCCCAAACACATCCAAAAAGATCTCAACAGTGTGGCTAAAATCCTCAATATTAACTGGATTGAGCGCGGGATAAAAAAAGATGCGCAGTTAATTTGCTCGCGTGGCGCAGTATGTCCTCGTCAGCCAAGTTGTTATGCCGCTGGGCGTAATTTATGCGAGGGAAATCAGGGGTAA
- a CDS encoding aldolase/citrate lyase/malate synthase family protein → MSTQASNTATQNLNRFIGEQFVATTNQQDRSTNAKDFLDTHCPLANGSHQDVSSYVVYYNHLLAFLKDGSQCGLQNPCQFVALTGHKSDPTSVVLKNNDTHVEICFDRQGKMGTTDQANIEDIQVAIPIKNLPTPYKQWISLIHTGCQPTEGSCKVFTAKDGSDYALHQR, encoded by the coding sequence ATGTCTACTCAAGCAAGCAATACAGCCACCCAAAACCTTAACCGCTTCATTGGTGAGCAATTTGTGGCAACGACCAATCAACAGGATCGCAGCACAAACGCAAAAGACTTTTTGGATACACATTGTCCATTAGCCAATGGCTCACACCAAGACGTCAGCAGCTATGTTGTTTATTACAATCACTTATTGGCGTTTTTAAAAGATGGTTCACAGTGTGGTTTACAAAATCCATGTCAATTTGTTGCCTTGACGGGCCACAAAAGTGACCCCACCTCTGTGGTATTAAAAAATAACGATACCCATGTTGAGATTTGTTTCGACCGCCAAGGAAAAATGGGCACCACAGACCAAGCCAATATCGAAGATATTCAGGTTGCCATTCCAATTAAGAATTTGCCAACGCCATACAAGCAATGGATTAGCTTAATCCACACAGGCTGTCAGCCTACTGAAGGTAGCTGTAAGGTATTTACTGCTAAAGATGGTAGCGACTACGCACTACATCAGCGTTAA